From the genome of Bacteroides sp. MSB163, one region includes:
- a CDS encoding TonB-dependent receptor translates to MKHMKNKSNFVKVSKYTYWCVLMMFLMVLTPMRAQTSRSISGQVVDELGEAIIGANVTVVGNKSLGTITDIDGNFTLTVPQGTTLEVSYIGYVNKKVAVDNKTSYKITLKEDSEQLDEVVVVGYGTQKKVNLTGAVSAITNEELVATKSQNAQNMLTGKVPGVRVIQKTSEPGEFTNQFDIRGFGSPLIVVDGVPCGNLQRMDPNEIESISVLKDASAAIYGVRAANGVVLITTKKGEKNKPKIEYNMYYGIQTPAEMLEPVGAVDRMRLFNEKSMRNLTNPQLTYSDEQIEEYLNGTLKSTDWYDAVIRNSAPQQQHNVSLSGGSEKTDYYVNFGYTDQEGFFRSKAMDYNRYNLRANLNAEVAKNLKASIKINGIIDSKQRQYLSTWEVYKALWRASPNEKLYANDNPEYFQKMSSDQLNLLAATDPDVSGYNKATNKIFQSTMELEYAVPFVKGLKVKGMFSYDTSIADNTIYKKEYNEYTYSEATNTYTAYAMQSPTNLERYYGNSWTTLWQASVSYENTFASNHNVSGLLLFEEAHSVGDNIRAARDFSIPLPYLFAGNSANQVGTANANGLTESASQALVGRFNYDYKGRYLLEFAFRYDGSSKFPSHSRWGFFPSASVGWRMSEETFIKDKLPFVNNLKLRGSYGKMGDDSVADYQFISGYDYPNTSGDKFNKTPKGYFFNGSFMNSLGFRAVANPNITWYTVKTLNVGVDADLWNGLLGVSFDLFQRDRDNLMANRIATIPGTFGAAMPKENLESDRTKGFEVELRHRNRVGQVNYSVSGNIAITRSMWRYKERTPSGNSYDNWRNNLTNRYNDIWFGYGADGRYTSWEQIANSHVFAGNATLPGDYIYEDWNGDGTIDDMDRYPIATTTNSTAANFQDKKNYPLMNFGLTLSAQWKGFDVNMTFQGAAMSYVSYGEQLSAPLQFNGNALGMFLDRWRPVDTKQDPYDPSCQWISGYYSYGGTTPDVNSEFSIQKGTYLRLKTAEIGYTLPKNCLSFIGIKNLRIYMNGYNLFTITGVKGVDPERPAELYGYMYPLNRTYNFGASVTF, encoded by the coding sequence GTTCTTGATGGTGCTTACTCCGATGCGTGCACAAACTTCCCGAAGTATATCCGGGCAGGTTGTTGACGAATTGGGTGAAGCAATTATTGGTGCTAATGTGACTGTAGTTGGAAATAAGTCATTAGGTACTATAACTGATATTGATGGAAATTTTACTCTAACGGTTCCTCAAGGAACAACATTGGAAGTTTCTTATATTGGTTATGTGAATAAAAAAGTGGCAGTGGATAACAAAACCAGCTATAAAATTACTTTAAAGGAAGACTCTGAACAATTGGATGAAGTAGTGGTAGTAGGATATGGTACTCAGAAGAAAGTGAATTTGACGGGTGCTGTGTCTGCTATTACTAATGAAGAGTTAGTTGCTACCAAAAGTCAAAATGCTCAGAATATGTTGACTGGTAAGGTTCCTGGCGTTCGTGTAATTCAAAAAACATCTGAACCGGGTGAATTTACTAATCAGTTTGATATCCGTGGTTTTGGTTCTCCACTAATCGTAGTTGATGGTGTTCCTTGTGGCAATTTACAACGTATGGACCCGAATGAAATTGAATCAATTTCTGTTTTGAAAGATGCTTCGGCTGCTATATATGGTGTACGTGCGGCTAATGGCGTTGTCTTGATTACTACAAAGAAAGGTGAAAAGAATAAGCCAAAGATTGAATACAATATGTATTATGGTATTCAAACTCCGGCAGAAATGTTGGAGCCTGTAGGTGCTGTAGACCGTATGAGACTATTTAATGAAAAGTCAATGCGTAATCTGACAAATCCGCAGCTTACTTATTCAGATGAGCAGATTGAAGAGTATCTGAATGGAACATTGAAATCTACTGATTGGTATGATGCGGTAATTCGTAATTCAGCTCCCCAGCAGCAACACAATGTTTCATTGAGTGGTGGAAGTGAAAAAACTGATTATTATGTAAACTTCGGTTATACAGATCAGGAAGGTTTCTTCAGGTCAAAAGCAATGGATTATAACCGTTATAATCTTCGTGCAAATTTGAATGCAGAAGTAGCTAAGAATTTAAAGGCTTCAATTAAAATAAATGGTATAATTGATAGTAAACAACGTCAGTACTTATCAACTTGGGAGGTTTATAAAGCTTTGTGGCGTGCAAGTCCTAATGAGAAATTGTATGCCAATGATAATCCGGAATATTTCCAAAAGATGTCATCCGACCAGTTGAATCTTCTGGCAGCAACAGATCCTGATGTTTCCGGTTATAATAAGGCAACAAATAAAATCTTCCAGTCTACGATGGAACTTGAATATGCTGTGCCATTTGTAAAAGGTCTGAAGGTGAAAGGCATGTTCAGCTATGATACTTCTATAGCTGATAATACCATATATAAGAAAGAGTATAATGAGTATACTTATAGTGAAGCAACTAATACATATACTGCTTATGCTATGCAGTCACCGACTAATCTGGAACGCTATTATGGCAATTCATGGACTACTTTGTGGCAAGCTTCTGTAAGCTATGAGAATACTTTTGCATCAAATCATAATGTATCTGGATTGTTGTTGTTTGAAGAAGCACACAGTGTAGGTGATAACATTCGTGCAGCTCGTGATTTCTCTATTCCTTTGCCTTATTTATTTGCAGGTAATTCAGCTAATCAAGTTGGTACAGCTAATGCCAATGGATTGACTGAAAGCGCTTCTCAGGCGTTGGTTGGTAGATTTAATTATGACTATAAAGGGCGTTATCTGTTAGAATTTGCCTTTCGTTATGACGGTTCCTCCAAATTCCCGTCACATAGCCGTTGGGGCTTTTTCCCCAGTGCTTCTGTGGGGTGGCGTATGAGTGAAGAAACTTTCATAAAAGATAAATTGCCGTTTGTTAACAACCTGAAACTTCGCGGTTCATATGGTAAGATGGGTGATGACTCTGTTGCTGATTATCAATTTATTTCCGGATATGACTATCCGAATACCAGTGGTGATAAATTTAATAAAACTCCGAAAGGATATTTTTTCAATGGTTCATTCATGAATTCATTAGGTTTCCGTGCGGTAGCCAATCCTAATATTACATGGTACACTGTTAAGACTCTGAATGTGGGTGTTGATGCTGATTTGTGGAATGGCCTATTAGGGGTTTCTTTTGATTTATTTCAGCGTGACCGTGATAACCTGATGGCTAATCGTATTGCTACTATTCCAGGAACATTCGGTGCTGCAATGCCTAAAGAGAATTTGGAGAGTGACCGTACCAAAGGTTTTGAAGTTGAACTAAGACATCGCAATCGTGTGGGGCAGGTTAATTATAGTGTTTCTGGAAACATTGCTATTACTCGTTCCATGTGGCGTTACAAAGAACGCACCCCATCAGGTAACTCATATGATAACTGGAGAAATAACTTAACTAACCGTTATAATGACATTTGGTTTGGTTATGGTGCAGACGGTCGTTATACCTCATGGGAACAAATAGCTAACTCTCATGTATTTGCTGGTAATGCAACTCTTCCTGGTGATTATATTTATGAAGACTGGAATGGTGATGGTACAATTGATGATATGGATAGATATCCTATTGCTACAACTACTAATTCTACTGCAGCTAATTTCCAGGATAAGAAAAATTATCCGTTGATGAACTTTGGCTTAACTCTTTCTGCCCAATGGAAAGGTTTTGATGTTAATATGACTTTCCAAGGTGCTGCAATGTCCTATGTATCTTATGGTGAACAGTTGTCAGCCCCCTTGCAATTTAATGGTAATGCTTTGGGGATGTTCTTGGACAGATGGCGTCCAGTTGATACAAAGCAAGATCCCTACGATCCTTCTTGCCAATGGATTTCAGGATATTATTCATATGGTGGTACAACTCCGGATGTTAATTCTGAATTCTCTATTCAGAAAGGTACTTATTTGCGCCTGAAGACAGCCGAAATCGGTTACACTTTACCGAAGAATTGTTTGTCATTCATAGGTATAAAGAATTTGAGAATTTATATGAATGGATATAATTTGTTCACTATTACAGGTGTGAAAGGTGTCGATCCGGAAAGACCGGCTGAACTCTATGGATATATGTATCCGTTGAATAGAACATATAACTTTGGTGCAAGTGTTACATTTTAA
- a CDS encoding DUF3823 domain-containing protein encodes MKKIFNLLLVTALVLGFSSCEKDNYDAPEAGVFGQVLDHNGKPLQTAMGQGSMKIQITELSYAGGDESIVVTNQNLNMRQDGSYSNSKLFAGTYRMIPLEGAFYPYDAEGETVELKNGKMAERNFTVTPYLEVEWVTEPYLTSDNFLKCAVKFKRIAKEGIAMPDVNNIQLYISHTQYCGTESDGNYTPGSVKIINDQEGTTIELTSKAAIKYSNTYWVRVGACCNDTYKKYNFTDIKKIDLKLN; translated from the coding sequence ATGAAAAAGATATTTAATTTGCTGTTAGTTACTGCATTAGTTTTAGGTTTTTCATCGTGTGAAAAGGATAATTATGATGCACCGGAAGCTGGTGTTTTCGGGCAGGTCTTAGACCATAATGGTAAACCTCTGCAAACAGCTATGGGACAGGGAAGTATGAAGATACAGATTACGGAATTGAGTTATGCGGGTGGTGATGAATCGATTGTTGTGACGAATCAGAACCTCAATATGAGGCAGGACGGTTCATATTCCAATTCTAAACTGTTTGCAGGTACCTACCGTATGATTCCGTTGGAAGGCGCATTTTATCCTTATGATGCAGAAGGAGAAACGGTGGAACTGAAGAACGGGAAAATGGCAGAACGTAACTTTACTGTTACTCCTTATCTGGAAGTAGAATGGGTTACAGAACCTTACTTGACTTCTGATAATTTTTTGAAATGTGCAGTGAAATTTAAGAGAATAGCAAAAGAAGGAATTGCTATGCCTGATGTAAACAACATACAATTGTATATTTCGCATACGCAGTATTGTGGAACAGAATCTGACGGAAATTATACTCCCGGTTCTGTGAAAATAATTAATGATCAGGAGGGCACAACTATCGAGTTAACTTCTAAAGCTGCTATTAAATATTCCAATACCTATTGGGTAAGAGTAGGTGCGTGCTGTAACGACACTTACAAGAAGTATAACTTTACTGATATCAAGAAAATCGATCTGAAATTGAATTGA
- a CDS encoding RagB/SusD family nutrient uptake outer membrane protein — protein MKKLRNILMCVAIGGMFVGCQDLDIPPKNILSGEDIYNEGGITAYMAGLYSQLPMEDFNTSNDGDYNGFYNWNCIIWDMLSTGETVNRNNTGIYIPQKGYWSMGYKTIRQANDLIANLPAYVGKLKGAESWIAEAKFIRAYVYFAMVKRYGGVPILETPQEMTDDEKALWVARSSHEECIDFILSDLDYAIENLGKTKVAGRANNTYVAAAFKSRVALYAGSVARYGQAFNYSGSESGKMLTGIPEGRANDYFMQAYKASKIVEEGGYKLYEGNSDKEANFREVFANADKSDESILIRQYSKNDFVHSFDAVYCPPRMTATYGDRYNVTLDWVELFDGLPIDPATGYLKTTDDDGNYIVYNDVKDLLDNAEPRLRGSILLPGHTYKGVELDIRFGIIKEEIDPSTPIAKFIKDDGQTTANYTSNAWFKNNVLTTTENIKEQKPYETSTGAKLNKSGMDGPANGGTSNTLTGFHGAKWLNLNWTIAETQLHSSTQSWIDIRYAEILLNRAEAALELYQNGVTSIDEKNLQQDAYECINKIRSRAGAELLTSPAELSNVSRDGIERGQGIRSFVFAPNEGMHIIRVERYKELAFEHKIYWDLRRWFTFDSQIYQYRRRMLSPFLFAKGATVNEAGNPVGKYIFDTRVCERANNSLTFATKNYYDKIPDGERKVNPLLEQNNQY, from the coding sequence ATGAAAAAGCTAAGAAATATATTGATGTGTGTTGCTATAGGAGGTATGTTTGTAGGATGCCAGGATTTGGATATTCCTCCTAAGAATATTCTGTCGGGAGAAGATATATATAATGAAGGTGGTATTACAGCCTATATGGCAGGTTTGTATAGTCAGTTGCCGATGGAAGATTTTAATACGTCAAATGATGGTGATTACAATGGTTTTTATAACTGGAATTGCATCATTTGGGATATGCTCAGCACGGGTGAAACTGTAAATCGTAACAATACAGGTATTTATATTCCCCAAAAGGGATATTGGAGTATGGGCTACAAAACGATTCGCCAGGCTAATGATCTGATTGCTAATTTGCCTGCATATGTGGGAAAGTTGAAAGGTGCTGAATCATGGATTGCTGAAGCAAAGTTTATTCGGGCTTATGTTTATTTTGCGATGGTAAAACGCTATGGCGGTGTACCTATTTTGGAAACACCACAGGAAATGACTGATGATGAAAAGGCATTGTGGGTAGCGCGTAGCAGTCATGAAGAGTGTATAGACTTTATTCTTTCGGATTTAGATTATGCCATTGAGAATTTAGGTAAAACCAAAGTGGCAGGCCGTGCAAATAATACTTATGTAGCAGCAGCTTTCAAGTCGCGTGTTGCTTTGTATGCTGGCTCTGTTGCCCGTTATGGACAGGCATTTAATTATTCCGGAAGTGAAAGTGGCAAAATGCTTACTGGTATTCCTGAAGGAAGAGCAAACGATTACTTTATGCAAGCTTATAAAGCATCCAAAATTGTAGAAGAAGGTGGTTATAAGTTATATGAAGGAAACTCTGATAAAGAAGCCAACTTCCGTGAGGTATTTGCGAATGCTGATAAAAGTGATGAATCTATTCTTATCCGGCAGTATAGTAAAAATGACTTTGTTCATAGTTTTGATGCTGTATATTGTCCGCCTCGTATGACCGCAACGTATGGTGACCGTTATAATGTAACATTGGATTGGGTAGAACTGTTTGATGGTCTGCCTATTGATCCTGCAACAGGGTACTTGAAAACAACGGATGACGATGGTAATTATATTGTTTACAATGATGTTAAAGACTTATTAGACAATGCAGAACCTCGTTTAAGAGGCTCTATCTTATTACCTGGACATACTTATAAAGGAGTTGAATTGGATATTCGTTTTGGTATAATAAAGGAGGAGATTGATCCGTCTACACCTATTGCCAAATTTATAAAGGATGATGGACAGACTACCGCCAATTATACAAGTAATGCTTGGTTCAAGAATAACGTTTTGACAACAACCGAGAATATAAAAGAACAAAAGCCTTATGAGACTTCTACAGGTGCGAAACTTAATAAAAGTGGAATGGATGGTCCGGCTAATGGTGGAACGAGTAATACATTGACAGGCTTTCATGGAGCTAAATGGTTGAATTTGAACTGGACTATTGCCGAAACACAGTTGCATAGTTCCACACAATCTTGGATTGATATTCGTTATGCCGAAATATTATTGAATCGTGCCGAAGCTGCATTGGAACTTTACCAGAATGGTGTTACTAGTATTGATGAAAAAAATCTGCAACAGGATGCTTACGAATGTATCAATAAGATACGCTCAAGAGCTGGTGCTGAGTTGCTGACCAGCCCTGCAGAATTATCCAATGTATCACGTGATGGTATTGAACGTGGACAAGGTATCCGTTCGTTTGTATTTGCTCCGAATGAAGGTATGCATATCATTCGTGTAGAACGTTATAAAGAATTGGCTTTCGAGCATAAAATTTATTGGGATCTGCGTCGTTGGTTTACTTTCGATTCACAGATTTATCAATATCGCCGCAGAATGCTGTCTCCATTCTTGTTTGCCAAAGGAGCAACAGTAAATGAAGCTGGCAATCCGGTGGGTAAGTATATTTTTGACACCCGTGTTTGTGAAAGAGCTAATAACTCATTGACATTTGCTACTAAAAATTACTATGATAAGATTCCTGATGGTGAACGTAAGGTAAATCCGTTACTTGAGCAAAATAATCAGTATTAA